In the genome of Coregonus clupeaformis isolate EN_2021a chromosome 1, ASM2061545v1, whole genome shotgun sequence, one region contains:
- the LOC121537673 gene encoding uncharacterized protein LOC121537673 has product MVVVKPKPDATPARGIRSTLYKGYSGELPDPSTLNPLPAYADMEPDSLPLICRMNITPDKPLVDSIFGKVQIGSILSYQHPPPPPDSVVIHEDAPPFPKVPLDGYHLQPTDCSYEIMTDQEKLHLSSRSVTLSQSHLIEEATRCQSETPEWHSLRKERVTASHFREVSHVRGTSTAEKLAERIIRGTRQTPLMKRGLEMEAGALKDYAVLKNLNLTKCGLVMHPDAPWLGESPDGLVYDPLERPSFGLVEMKRPNVASYIDCKFLRFDHGLHKLKESHCYCWQVQGQLLITGMKQLPSSDVCAQLESEALSHLYFESVGCRLVCLL; this is encoded by the exons ATGGTTGTAgtgaagcccaaaccagatgctaCTCCGGCAAGGGGAATTAG ATCTACACTTTACAAGGGCTACAGCGGTGAGCTACCAGACCCATCAACCCTCAACCCACTACCTGCCTATGCTGACATGGAACCAGACTCTCTTCCCCTTATCTGCAGAATGAACATCACACCTGACAAACCACTCGTGGACTCCATTTTTGGCAAGGTACAAATTGGCAGTATCCTGTCATATCAACACCCACCACCTCCACCTGACAGTGTTGTCATCCATGAGGATGCACCACCGTTCCCAAAAGTGCCACTGGACGGTTACCATTTACAACCAACAGACTGTTCATACGAGATCATGACGGATCAAGAAAAGCTTCACCTCAGTTCTCGGTCTGTGACTTTGTCACAGTCACACCTGATTGAGGAAGCAACCAGATGCCAAAGTGAAACACCCGAGTGGCATTCActgaggaaggagagagtgacTGCTTCACATTTCCGGGAGGTAAGCCATGTTAGAGGTACAAGCACAGCAGAAAAACTGGCAGAAAGAATTATCAGAGGGACAAGACAAACACCACTAATGAAAAGGGGGCTGGAAATGGAAGCAGGTGCATTGAAGGACTATGCAGTTCTAAAAAATCTTAATCTGACAAAGTGTGGGCTAGTCATGCATCCGGACGCACCTTGGCTAGGTGAGTCGCCTGATGGGCTGGTATATGACCCACTTGAGCGACCATCATTTGGTCTAGTTGAAATGAAACGCccaaatgtagccagctacatagaCTGCAAGTTCCTGAGATTTGACCATGGCCTACACAAATTGAAGGAAAGCCATTGTTATTGTTGGCAAGTCCAGGGACAGTTACTCATCACAGGCATGAAACAGCTCCCTTCTTCAGACGTCTGCGCCCAGCTGGAGTCGGAGGCTCTATCACATCTTTACTTTGAAAGTGTCGGCTGCAGACTCGTGTGTTTGTTGTAA
- the LOC121537777 gene encoding HEAT repeat-containing protein 1, which yields MAEVDADVERCTGLEELLGIEPAFSEFQETLFSQASAGLEHGVQSKEVNEKLDAGISLFLTRLSPYFLLKPAQKCREWLVHRCLETSTVEQGDLEYTKQLILSGLLNVCQKLSPDRGPVSKDVLDEFNVELVVQCVRVSDMPQTHHHALLLLASSLRKSCTILSPSTRSWVPTSCVWTTPTAFRSSTRVLTVIPALIKANESGDGESTTHMEAVVTRLVHVFTDALPHVPEHRCLPILSQLVTTLGPACFLWVLLLLPFKQHSTDEDARLERDVEFWI from the exons ATGGCGGAAGTGGACGCTGATGTGGAGC GGTGCACAGGGCTGGAGGAACTCCTGGGCATCGAGCCTGCATTCAGTGAGTTCCAGGAGACCCTCTTCAGCCAAGCCTCAGCGGGCCTGGAGCATGGTGTCCAGTCCAAGGAGGTCAACGAGAAACTGGATGCAGGCATCTCACTGTTTCTCACACGGCTGTCCCCATACTTCCTGCTCAAGCCTGCCCAGAAGTGCAGAGAGTGGCTTGTACACAG GTGTCTGGAGACGTCCACCGTGGAGCAAGGCGACCTAGAGTACACCAAGCAGCTCATCCTCAGCGGTCTTCTCAACGTCTGCCAGAAGCTCTCCCCCGACAGAGGACCCGTCAGCAAAG ATGTTCTGGATGAGTTCAACGTGGAGCTTGTGGTGCAGTGTGTGAGGGTGTCCGACATGCCCCAGACCCACCATCATGCCCTGCTCCTTCTGGCATCTTCCCT GAGAAAGTCCTGCACAATATTAAGCCCATCTACACGTTCATGGGTGCCAACATCATGCGTCTGGACGACACCTACAGCTTTCAGGTCATCAACAAGAGTCCTGACGGTCATCCCTGCCCTCATCAAG GCCAATGAGAGTGGCGACGGCGAGTCAACCACTCACATGGAGGCAGTGGTAACGCGCCTCGTGCATGTGTTCACCGACGCACTGCCCCATGTGCCCGAGCACCGCTGCCTGCCCATCCTGTCCCAGCTGGTGACCACCTTGGGGCCCGCCTGCTTCCTCTGGGTCCTACTGCTGCTCCCGTTCAAGCAGCACTCCACAGACGAG GATGCTAGGTTGGAGAGGGATGTGGAGTTCTGGATCTAA
- the LOC121537189 gene encoding arginase-1-like: MQLLRGSSVFLYSVSRHRIMVLIKSSRGLQLAFGIYKRSHHHSVGIIGAPFSKGQPRDGVEKGPDLIRAAGLVEKLRAQGCAVKDYGNLTFVDVANDEPIGNVKRPRAVGSANQRLSAAVHAVKNDGYTCVMLGGDHSLAIGSIQGHAAAKKDLSVVWVDAHADINTPLTSPTGNIHGQPMSYLIRELHSKIPVLPNFSWIKPCVSAKDIVYIGLRDVDPEEHHILKLLGIKGYSMTEVDRLGIAKVMEETCDYIFSKVKKPIHLSYDIDALDPSISPATGTPVVGGLTYREGVYITEHICQTGLLSAVDMVEVNPKRGRTDGEIRSTVNAAVDLIRGCFGKLREGNHPADYKMPLP, encoded by the exons ATGCAACTCCTGCGCGGCTCCTCTGTGTTCCTGTACAGTGTGTCCCGACACAGGATAATGGTCCTTATAAAGAGCTCGAGAGGATTACAACTCGCCTTCGGAATTTATAAGCGAAGTCATCATCACTCAGTTGGAATTATTGGAGCGCCTTTTTCAAAAGGACAG CCGAGGGATGGTGTGGAGAAAGGACCAGACCTCATTCGCGCCGCCGGATTGGTGGAAAAGCTCAGAGCGCAAG GCTGTGCGGTCAAAGACTATGGCAACCTGACATTTGTGGATGTGGCCAACGATGAGCCCATAGGCAATGTGAAGAGACCCAGAGCTGTGGGCAGCGCCAACCAACGTCTGTCTGCTGCCGTCCACGCCGTGAAGAATGACGGATACACCTGTGTGATGCTGGGAGGAgaccacag TTTGGCGATAGGCTCAATCCAGGGGCATGCGGCAGCTAAGAAggacctcagtgtggtatgggtGGACGCCCATGCAGACATCAACACACCACTGACCTCCCCTACAGGCAATATCCACGGACAGCCCATGTCCTACCTCATCCGTGAGCTGCACTCCAAG ATTCCAGTTCTGCCCAATTTCTCCTGGATAAAGCCATGCGTATCAGCCAAAGACATAGTCTACATTGGCTTGAGAGATGTGGATCCAGAGGAGCA CCATATCCTGAAGTTACTGGGTATCAAAGGTTACTCCATGACAGAGGTGGATCGTCTTGGAATAGCCAAAGTGATGGAGGAGACATGTGACTACATCTTCTCAAA GGTGAAGAAGCCCATCCACCTGAGCTATGACATCGATGCCCTGGACCCATCGATCTCCCCGGCCACAGGAACCCCAGTAGTGGGAGGGCTGACCTACAGAGAGGGAGTCTACATCACAGAGCACATCTGTCAGACAG GGCTGCTATCTGCGGTGGACATGGTGGAGGTGAACCCTAAGAGGGGCAGGACAGACGGTGAGATCAGATCCACGGTCAACGCGGCAGTAGATCTGATACGTGGTTGCTTCGGAAAGCTCCGGGAGGGAAACCACCCTGCGGACTACAAGATGCCCCTGCCTTGA
- the LOC121536982 gene encoding prolyl 4-hydroxylase subunit alpha-1 isoform X1, translating to MELRGVWCVLLTCLFYTSSADKDFFTSIGQMTDLLYTEKDLVTSLKDYIRAEESKLEQVKKWSEKLDVLSATATQDPEGFLGHPVNAFKLMKRLNTEWGELESLVLKDMSDGFISNLTIQRQHFPNDDDQTGAAKALMRLQDTYRLDTHTISSGELPGTNKDVTVSPMTVEDCFELGKIAYSDADYYHTELWMEQALKQLDWGEESNVDMVTILDYLSYSIYQQGELEKALDYTKRLLKLDSAHQRANGNLKYFEYQLAKQNKVEAEEGQKEKEKREREKREASDKKGRPADYLPERRKYEQLCRGEGIKMTPRRQSRMFCRYSDNNRHPLYVLGPVKQEDEWDRPRIIRYHDILSNSEIEKVKELAKPRLRRATISNPITGVLETAHYRISKSAWLTAYEDPVVDKINQRIEDITGLNVQTAEELQVANYGVGGQYEPHFDFGRKDEPDAFKELGTGNRIATWLIYMSDVPSGGATVFTDVGAAVWPKKGSAVFWYNLFPSGEGDYSTRHAACPVLVGNKWVSNKWIHERGQEFRRRCTLNESE from the exons ATGGAGCTGAGGGGAGTCTGGTGTGTGTTGTTGACCTGTCTATTTTACACATCCTCTGCTGACAAAGATTTCTTCACTTCCATCG GTCAGATGACAGATCTGCTGTACACAGAGAAGGACCTGGTCACCTCTCTGAAGGATTACATCAGAGCTGAGGAGAGCAAACTAGAGCAGGTCAAAAA GTGGTCTGAGAAGCTGGATGTGTTGTCGGCCACGGCCACTCAGGACCCAGAGGGCTTCCTGGGCCACCCGGTCAACGCCTTCAAGCTGATGAAGAGGCTCAACACCGAGTGGGGAGAGCTGGAGAGCCTGGTCCTCAAGGACATGTCTGATG GGTTCATCTCTAACCTGACCATCCagagacagcacttccccaatgaTGACGATCAGACTGGGGCAGCCAAGGCCCTGATGAGACTCCAGGACACCTAccggctggacacacacaccatctcctcAGGAGAGCTGCCCG GAACCAATAAGGATGTCACTGTGAGCCCTATGACGGTGGAGGACTGCTTTGAGCTGGGGAAGATAGCCTACTCTGATGCCGACTACTACCACACAGAGCTGTGGATGGAGCAGGCTCTGAAACAGCTGGACTGGGGAGAGGAGTCCAACGTGGACATGGTCACCATCCTAGACTACCTCAGCTACTCCATCTACCAGCAGGGGGAGCTAGAGAAAGCCTTGGACTACACCAAGAGACTACTCAAATTAG ACTCTGCCCACCAGCGAGCCAACGGCAACCTGAAGTACTTTGAGTACCAGCTGGCCAAGCAGAACAAGGTGGAGGCGGAGGAGGgccagaaggagaaggagaagagagagcgggagaagAGAGAGGCGTCTGACAAGAAGGGCAGACCTGCAGACTACCTGCCTGAGAGGAGGAAATATGAACAGCTTTGTCGTGGAGAGGGCATCAAGATG ACCCCGCGGCGTCAGAGTCGTATGTTCTGTCGTTACTCTGACAACAACCGCCACCCCCTGTACGTGCTGGGTCCCGTCAAGCAGGAGGACGAGTGGGACCGCCCACGCATCATCCGTTACCATGACATCCTCTCCAACAGCGAGATCGAGAAGGTCAAAGAGCTGGCCAAACCCAGG CTGCGCCGGGCCACCATCTCCAACCCCATTACTGGTGTACTGGAGACCGCCCACTATCGCATCAGCAAGAG TGCATGGCTAACCGCCTACGAAGATCCAGTAGTGGACAAGATAAACCAGCGCATTGAGGATATCACCGGCCTGAACGTCCAGACTGCAGAGGAGCTACAG GTGGCAAATTACGGCGTGGGCGGGCAATACGAGCCCCACTTTGACTTTGGACGG AAAGATGAACCGGATGCATTTAAGGAGCTGGGCACCGGGAACCGCATCGCCACCTGGCTCATTTAC ATGAGTGACGTGCCTTCAGGGGGCGCCACTGTCTTTACTGATGTGGGAGCTGCAGTGTGGCCCAAAAAG GGTAGTGCAGTGTTCTGGTATAACCTGTTTCCCAGTGGGGAGGGTGACTACAGTACGCGGCACGCAGCCTGCCCTGTCCTAGTGGGCAACAAGTGGG TGTCTAACAAGTGGATTCACGAGCGAGGCCAGGAGTTCAGAAGACGTTGCACTCTGAACGAGTCGGAATGA
- the LOC121536982 gene encoding prolyl 4-hydroxylase subunit alpha-1 isoform X2: MELRGVWCVLLTCLFYTSSADKDFFTSIGQMTDLLYTEKDLVTSLKDYIRAEESKLEQVKKWSEKLDVLSATATQDPEGFLGHPVNAFKLMKRLNTEWGELESLVLKDMSDGFISNLTIQRQHFPNDDDQTGAAKALMRLQDTYRLDTHTISSGELPGTNKDVTVSPMTVEDCFELGKIAYSDADYYHTELWMEQALKQLDWGEESNVDMVTILDYLSYSIYQQGELEKALDYTKRLLKLDSAHQRANGNLKYFEYQLAKQNKVEAEEGQKEKEKREREKREASDKKGRPADYLPERRKYEQLCRGEGIKMTPRRQSRMFCRYSDNNRHPLYVLGPVKQEDEWDRPRIIRYHDILSNSEIEKVKELAKPRLRRATISNPITGVLETAHYRISKRRATVHDPQTGKLTTAHYRVSKSAWLTAYEDPVVDKINQRIEDITGLNVQTAEELQVANYGVGGQYEPHFDFGRKDEPDAFKELGTGNRIATWLIYMSDVPSGGATVFTDVGAAVWPKKGSAVFWYNLFPSGEGDYSTRHAACPVLVGNKWVSNKWIHERGQEFRRRCTLNESE, encoded by the exons ATGGAGCTGAGGGGAGTCTGGTGTGTGTTGTTGACCTGTCTATTTTACACATCCTCTGCTGACAAAGATTTCTTCACTTCCATCG GTCAGATGACAGATCTGCTGTACACAGAGAAGGACCTGGTCACCTCTCTGAAGGATTACATCAGAGCTGAGGAGAGCAAACTAGAGCAGGTCAAAAA GTGGTCTGAGAAGCTGGATGTGTTGTCGGCCACGGCCACTCAGGACCCAGAGGGCTTCCTGGGCCACCCGGTCAACGCCTTCAAGCTGATGAAGAGGCTCAACACCGAGTGGGGAGAGCTGGAGAGCCTGGTCCTCAAGGACATGTCTGATG GGTTCATCTCTAACCTGACCATCCagagacagcacttccccaatgaTGACGATCAGACTGGGGCAGCCAAGGCCCTGATGAGACTCCAGGACACCTAccggctggacacacacaccatctcctcAGGAGAGCTGCCCG GAACCAATAAGGATGTCACTGTGAGCCCTATGACGGTGGAGGACTGCTTTGAGCTGGGGAAGATAGCCTACTCTGATGCCGACTACTACCACACAGAGCTGTGGATGGAGCAGGCTCTGAAACAGCTGGACTGGGGAGAGGAGTCCAACGTGGACATGGTCACCATCCTAGACTACCTCAGCTACTCCATCTACCAGCAGGGGGAGCTAGAGAAAGCCTTGGACTACACCAAGAGACTACTCAAATTAG ACTCTGCCCACCAGCGAGCCAACGGCAACCTGAAGTACTTTGAGTACCAGCTGGCCAAGCAGAACAAGGTGGAGGCGGAGGAGGgccagaaggagaaggagaagagagagcgggagaagAGAGAGGCGTCTGACAAGAAGGGCAGACCTGCAGACTACCTGCCTGAGAGGAGGAAATATGAACAGCTTTGTCGTGGAGAGGGCATCAAGATG ACCCCGCGGCGTCAGAGTCGTATGTTCTGTCGTTACTCTGACAACAACCGCCACCCCCTGTACGTGCTGGGTCCCGTCAAGCAGGAGGACGAGTGGGACCGCCCACGCATCATCCGTTACCATGACATCCTCTCCAACAGCGAGATCGAGAAGGTCAAAGAGCTGGCCAAACCCAGG CTGCGCCGGGCCACCATCTCCAACCCCATTACTGGTGTACTGGAGACCGCCCACTATCGCATCAGCAAGAG GCGTGCCACCGTGCATGACCCCCAAACTGGGAAACTCACCACAGCCCATTACAGAGTCTCCAAGAG TGCATGGCTAACCGCCTACGAAGATCCAGTAGTGGACAAGATAAACCAGCGCATTGAGGATATCACCGGCCTGAACGTCCAGACTGCAGAGGAGCTACAG GTGGCAAATTACGGCGTGGGCGGGCAATACGAGCCCCACTTTGACTTTGGACGG AAAGATGAACCGGATGCATTTAAGGAGCTGGGCACCGGGAACCGCATCGCCACCTGGCTCATTTAC ATGAGTGACGTGCCTTCAGGGGGCGCCACTGTCTTTACTGATGTGGGAGCTGCAGTGTGGCCCAAAAAG GGTAGTGCAGTGTTCTGGTATAACCTGTTTCCCAGTGGGGAGGGTGACTACAGTACGCGGCACGCAGCCTGCCCTGTCCTAGTGGGCAACAAGTGGG TGTCTAACAAGTGGATTCACGAGCGAGGCCAGGAGTTCAGAAGACGTTGCACTCTGAACGAGTCGGAATGA